GTACATCATGTAGAGCGAGAATTTGTTGATGTCGACACGCCGGGCCAGGAACAGTCCGACCACGAGCAGGGCCGCCATCACCTCCGCGGCTTTCCAGGGGGAGATGCGCGCGGCCTCGGTGAAATAGGTGGCGAAGGCCTGCGTCCACTCGGCGTACTGCGGCCCGCCCCAGGCGCTGGGCGGCGCCGACGGCAGCATCATGAAATAGACGATGGTGGACACGAAGACCAGGGCGCCGATCGAAAACACCAGCGGCGCCAGCGCCGCGACCCAATCGAGGTAGGCAGGTGCATCGCGCTTGCGGGTGGTATTGCTGTGCCCAACACCCAGGCCGGCCAGGGTGGTGCCCATCCACGCGCTGCCGATCAGGGCCTGGACCCAGCCGTCCAGATGAAAGTACGCCCAGCCGAGAAAGGGCGGCGCAAACAGGCTGACCGCGGTCAGGGCGAAGGTCGCCAGCGCGGCGATCGCGGTCCAGCCGCCTTGCCGGCTCCACCATTCGCGGCTCTTGTCGTTGTACATGCGTCCCACCAGCCCGATCGCGAGGATCATGGCGATGCCGAACACGCTGAGCAGGAAGGGGATGCCGAAGCTGACCAGCAGCATTCCCTGCCCATCGTCGTTGAGGGTGGCGCGCGCCGGGCGCCAGTTCGACAGTTCGGTCACCGACCATGTGAGCGCCAATGCCCCGGCGCCGAGGGCCATGAGGGCGAACAGGAAGTGGCCGAAGCCCTCGCTCACGCCCCGGCGCCAGGGAATCGGCGCGCCCGAGTCCGCCCGATTGCGCCATTGCGCAAGCAGCCAGCCCAGGGCCCAGGCGCTGAAGTAAGCCAGCCCGGGCGCGAGCAGCCAGGTCAGCACGGGATGCACCGTCGTGGGCGGGATCAGGTTCCAGATGTTGACGAAGTTCTCGCTGTATTGCCAAATCGCGACGCTCGACGCGAAGGCCGACGCCAGCAAGGGCGCGACCACGTAGCGCAGAATCCGCGATTGTTCCTGGCCGTGACGCCATTGTTTGGTCACGGGATCGGGTCCGCTGGAGATGCTCAGGGCGATGTAGAACACCGCCCACAGCGCGGTAATGGCGCCGAACCCCGCGAACCAGGGGGCGTAGTATTTGCCCGCCTCGGCGGCGAACGCCAGCAGGCGCGGGACGATCAGCGCCGCGCCCAGCAGCGAGCCGAGGATCGTCAGGTTCAGGAGGGTATTGCGCAAGTAGGTCGCCAGCATGGCCCACGTGTCGGCGCTGAACAAGCCGGTGCGCGGCGTCAGGTAGTTGCTGTACTGGCGCAGGAAACGGATTTCGTCGGCTTCCTGCTGGCGCGGTACGGACTGGGTACCGGGGGACAGCGCGGTGGCCACGGCGCCCAGGTTGCCCGATTGGCCCTTGAGCAATTTGGACAGCCAGCTGCCGATGTAGCCGCCGCCTGAGACGGTGGACAGGTAATCGAAGTGCCGCAACCGGTCCAGTTCCGCGAGCGCCTGCAATATGCCCAGGTTGAAAGTCGCGCTGCGAATGCCGCCGCCGGAGAAGGCGAGGCCCGCCAGCTGGTCCTGGTGCGCTTGTTCGATGACCCGTTCCTCGTCCGCGGGGCGGGTGCGAAGCGGCGCCCCCGATGCGTCGTGGACGGTCTCGTGAGCCGGCCTCGGGTGCGTGAGACTGTGCCTGGCCCGCACCGTGTCGTCCTGCTCCTGCGCGCGCTGCTCCGCCGACTTGACCGGCGGCGCCTGGACGCCGTCCTCGACCTGATGGCGGCGCGCGCGCAGTGCGTCCAGTTCGTATTGCCAGACCTCTGCAAAGGTCGATCCGGCGATGTCGCTCAGCCTGGTCCAGGTGGCGGAATCGAGGCTGTCGTCCTGGCGGGCTTTCGGCATGAATTGCCGCTTGAACGCCTTGATGGCTTCGCCCAGCGCGTTGCCGCCCGGCGTGCAGTTCCTGCCGCACAGGAAGCGGTAGGCCTCGGAGGCGCGATCGAGCTGCAGCCGGTCGCGGATACTGGACAGCTTGCGGTGGACGTCCCGGAGGCAGTTGTCGCTCAGCGGTGCCGGGAAGGCGGGTGAGGTGGTGTCGGGCATGGTACGTGCTCCTGTCAGGAACGTCCATTGGGGACTACGCCTGGGGCCTGCCCGCAACGGGTGCGTGCGGCCGCAGTCCCACACCTCACATTAGCAACTTCGCATTGACCTCGCAACGAAGATTCGGCGTGTGTCCCTGATTGGCCACGACGTGCTCATGCGCCGCCGGCGTAGCCGTTCTGGCGCCACGCCTCGTACACCACGACGGCCACCGTGTTCGACAGGTTCAGGCTGCGGTTGTCGGGGCGCATCGGCAGGCGGATGCGCTGGGCCGGGGGGAACGATTCGCGCAGCTCGGGCGCCAGGCCGCGCGTCTCGGCGCCGAACACGAACACGTCGCCCGGCTGGAAGTGCGCGCTGGCGAACGGCGACGAGCCGTGCGTGGTCAGGGCGAACATGCGCGCCGGGTCGGGCTGGGTGTCGGCGATGAACGCGTCCCAGTTCCTGTGCACCTTCATGGTCGCGTAATCGTGGTAATCGAGGCCGGCGCGCTTCATCTTGGCGTCGTCGAGCGGAAAGCCGAGCGGCTCGATCAGGTGCAGCTGGGCGCCGGTGTTGGCGCACAGGCGGATGATGTTGCCGGTATTCGGCGGGATCTCGGGTTCGACCAGGACGACATGGAACAAGTGACTTCTCCTTCTAATATTTAATGGCTGCAGTGCCAATTAGCATGGGGGTCTGGTCCCACGGACCTGACCCCATTGTGATTTCGCCCGGTGTCGCCGAGATGCTCAACATGGGGTCAGGTCCGCGGGACCAGACCCCTAACGTGGCGGGGTGCGCGCGAACACGAAGTTGGTGACCCGCGCGGCGCCGTTGCGCTTGAACGTGGCGGCCAGTTCGTGCAGCGTGTGGCCGCTCGTCATGACGTCGTCGACCACGCCGATGTGCTGCCCGCGCACCATCGCCAGCGCGTCGGGCGCGACGATGAAGGCGTGGCGGATGTTCTTGCCGCGCTGGTCCGGCGCCACGCCCGACTGCGCCTCGGTGTCGCGCGCGCGGACCGCCAGCCGCGGCGCCAGCGGCACCCCGAGCGATTTGGCCAGCGGCCGCGCCATCTCGAGCGCCTGGTTGAAGCCGCGTTCGGCCAGCCGCCGGCGTCCCAGCGGCACCGGGCACAGCACATTCGGCAGGACCAGGCCGCCGCTGTCGATCACCGCGTCGCGCAGCACCCGGGCGAACCAGGGCGCCAGCGCGAGCTTGCCGCCGAACTTCAGTTGCAGCACCAGCTGGTCGAGCGGCGCCAGGTAGTCGGCGCCGGCCAGGGTGGCGTCGTACGCCGGCCGCCGCTGCAGGCAGGCCGCGCATTCGCGCCCCGCGTCCGCGGCGCCGGCCGGGTTGGCGCAGCGCGGGCAGCGCGGCGAACGCGTGACGAACTGCGCATGGCAGGGCGGACAGACCGCGCCTTCGCAGCGCCCGCCGCACAGCGCGCAGGACGAGGGCAGCAGCGCGTGCGCCATCGTGTGCAGCCAGCGGCGCGGGCT
This window of the Massilia sp. R2A-15 genome carries:
- a CDS encoding patatin-like phospholipase family protein is translated as MPDTTSPAFPAPLSDNCLRDVHRKLSSIRDRLQLDRASEAYRFLCGRNCTPGGNALGEAIKAFKRQFMPKARQDDSLDSATWTRLSDIAGSTFAEVWQYELDALRARRHQVEDGVQAPPVKSAEQRAQEQDDTVRARHSLTHPRPAHETVHDASGAPLRTRPADEERVIEQAHQDQLAGLAFSGGGIRSATFNLGILQALAELDRLRHFDYLSTVSGGGYIGSWLSKLLKGQSGNLGAVATALSPGTQSVPRQQEADEIRFLRQYSNYLTPRTGLFSADTWAMLATYLRNTLLNLTILGSLLGAALIVPRLLAFAAEAGKYYAPWFAGFGAITALWAVFYIALSISSGPDPVTKQWRHGQEQSRILRYVVAPLLASAFASSVAIWQYSENFVNIWNLIPPTTVHPVLTWLLAPGLAYFSAWALGWLLAQWRNRADSGAPIPWRRGVSEGFGHFLFALMALGAGALALTWSVTELSNWRPARATLNDDGQGMLLVSFGIPFLLSVFGIAMILAIGLVGRMYNDKSREWWSRQGGWTAIAALATFALTAVSLFAPPFLGWAYFHLDGWVQALIGSAWMGTTLAGLGVGHSNTTRKRDAPAYLDWVAALAPLVFSIGALVFVSTIVYFMMLPSAPPSAWGGPQYAEWTQAFATYFTEAARISPWKAAEVMAALLVVGLFLARRVDINKFSLYMMYRNRLVRAYLGASNPDRNPNPFTGFDENDDVNLDDLLATQGVIQRPYQIINTTLNLVKGKELAWQTRKAGGFAMTPGFCGFELPRMSSASHAQAVHEAERGCFRPTWGYRQQTGATIDEESGVKLGMAMAISGAAASPNMGYHSSPALSFLMTLFNVRLGRWFANPRSEQWSSAAPKFGMKYLLYELFGLTDADSPFVYLSDGGHFENLGIYELVRRRCRLIVVIDASADGQLNFEGLGNAIRKCATDLHIEIDIDANLLLPKPQTVFSQAHCVVGEILYDRTDPKSARAQNGTLLYIKPSLMSDEYAEVLNYRKTNKDFPHQSTADQWFDETQFESYRSLGYRIGMAVFDLSPPGPPPPPAPAPAGSSAPIPSWAHALKEKWGAKEKEKSPAMATSVEAQTPKESTQGEPATPADSPEPSHAKGG
- the trmL gene encoding tRNA (uridine(34)/cytosine(34)/5-carboxymethylaminomethyluridine(34)-2'-O)-methyltransferase TrmL, with translation MFHVVLVEPEIPPNTGNIIRLCANTGAQLHLIEPLGFPLDDAKMKRAGLDYHDYATMKVHRNWDAFIADTQPDPARMFALTTHGSSPFASAHFQPGDVFVFGAETRGLAPELRESFPPAQRIRLPMRPDNRSLNLSNTVAVVVYEAWRQNGYAGGA
- a CDS encoding ComF family protein, producing the protein MPTSPRRWLHTMAHALLPSSCALCGGRCEGAVCPPCHAQFVTRSPRCPRCANPAGAADAGRECAACLQRRPAYDATLAGADYLAPLDQLVLQLKFGGKLALAPWFARVLRDAVIDSGGLVLPNVLCPVPLGRRRLAERGFNQALEMARPLAKSLGVPLAPRLAVRARDTEAQSGVAPDQRGKNIRHAFIVAPDALAMVRGQHIGVVDDVMTSGHTLHELAATFKRNGAARVTNFVFARTPPR